The following proteins are co-located in the Castanea sativa cultivar Marrone di Chiusa Pesio chromosome 8, ASM4071231v1 genome:
- the LOC142608393 gene encoding 11-beta-hydroxysteroid dehydrogenase A-like: MVGYAKNEFYNASKAALISFFETWRVELGSDIGITIVTPGLVKSEMSDSANLSKAQATWILAKTTEVCAKAIVASACRGDMYLTEPSWKVMFWMKIMRPEVLEWCLHSTFVKRCQTSKDS, from the exons ATGGTTGGCTATGCCAAGAATGAGTTCTACAAT GCAAGCAAGGCAGCCCTGATATCCTTTTTTGAGACATGGAGGGTTGAACTTGGTTCGGATATTGGAATAACAATTGTGACTCCTGGATTGGTTAAGTCAGAAATGTCAGATAGCGCAAATTTATCAAAG GCTCAAGCAACCTGGATCCTAGCTAAGACAACAGAAGTGTGTGCCAAGGCAATTGTGGCCAGTGCTTGCAGGGGAGATATGTACTTGACTGAGCCATCTTGGAAGGTGATGTTTTGGATGAAAATCATGCGTCCTGAAGTATTGGAATGGTGTTTACACTCAACGTTTGTCAAGAGGTGCCAGACTTCAAAGGACTCCTAG